The DNA sequence aaaataatttagtgaaaagaaaaaaataatatcaataaattaataaataaatttaaatgtaataaatcgATAAATTTGTAATTGATAAGTAAAATAATTCtgtaatttgaacttggaattcTTTGGATCAAATTTCGAATATGACAATCGACATTACTtttcaagtttttcttttattaattaaggAATGCAAGATCGGTATTCTGAACTTCGGCTTGTTTTCATATATGAAACAACAGCTGATATAATATTGTTAAGACTGTGACGACTTGAGTTATGCCTTTTGGAGAAAAACAAGGGGTTATTTATACAAATTCTCTGAACCCCCTTAACGGATTAATTCATATATGAAAACCTACTTAGATTCATAGCACAGTTCTTGCATAATAGATAGACATGTTGTAACATGAGTTTAAcactaataaatttattttaatcaatgaTGCAATATCATTTTGTAACTGAAGTTTTATTGTTGCTGCAGGTGTGTTTCGCTGGTGCCTGCTATTCTGAGGGACATGTACGTAGGAAGGGCTACCGACCTCGTTTTCCTGGTTACGAAATATCTGGCATCATTTATGAGGTTTGCAACTCTCTCCCTAACCGAAACCTCAATCCTGGAGATCGGATCATCCTTTACCCCGACGAAGAAATCGCTGATTCTGGGTAAGTCTGCCATTCTATTAAAAACTATTTGGTACATTATTGTTTTGGAAATTCGTTTTAATATTTTCTGGTATTTTATGGATGTATAtttggtagagatggactatatgtaatctgaacctttcccccccgtatttattaatttttttacggaatcccacgttttaggctatggagattccgattctgaaaaaaaaatttttgaaaaatttcaatccccGCCCCcgaccaagcaggctatttacatgctagaaataacagccaaatctcacaaaactagcgttagggttacggtcagggttagggtttgagttagggttaggtttaccctgtggatctatataaaaaccggggaggggaatcgaaattttgaaattgagatttttgaaaatcttttttcagagcctaaaacgtgggattccgtaaaaaaaaacaaaatttaaaagggggggggggtatacccagattacatatactccatctccaccgtTTTGTGAATATAGGATAAAATTCTCTAAATGTAGTGTATTGTTTTCGATATGTTTTGGACTCGTTTCGCTATAATTAGGGTGCGAATGTTACGGCCGATTTCAATAGAGAAACACGGACGTCAATAACAATttctaaagaaacaaagaaaaatatttcaaatatgtgaATCTTAGTGTCCCCGGGTTTAGAAAAAGGtagtttactttaaaaaaaattgaaggaaaaattACGGTGATTTTTCGAGTAAATAatccagaaaatgaaaaaaagttatCCTTTTTCCGTTCCTATGAAATAGTGTGGAACTTCGAAAGACAGCTATACCAAAACACCATCCACTATAATGTttttaagtataaaatatatatttagcaaatGCTGTATTATGGGATCCAAATGTAGTAATAGCTCCACACTAttcttatatacagggtgtccacaaagtctgggtacatggagattaacacatactttaagaaattattatttcttatatttaattgtttatgttatgattttatttacttccatgtacccagactttgtggacaccctgtataaataaaatagatttgttGCTCTGTGCACGTTGCAGCAGCAGAGAtatcttcaatttattttatgcaaTTAGATATTTGATACCTTAAAAATgatgatattaaattatatatatttaatgtattattcCTTATATTGTATGTTGTTTTTCTGGGTTGTATTTGTGTCGTGAAAACGTTCGGTTGGTTCCTAGTTATGTTTGGATCCAGTAACCAATTTGGAACAAAAATAACTGAAGTAAACTTTAAaacttcataaaatattaatgtCGAGTCAAACGAATAATGAATAGGAAGCATTTAACTTGGGGATTAAATCCAACTTGAtgtatttttcgtttttctccctcatttaatatgaaaccaattaaaatatgatttaaaaaaagccTATATTATGACGTACTCAGTTAAACTTCGTGTGagttagatattaaaaaatgaataatagcaGGAGctaattttttaatgattatatattataaatattattggtaGCAGTTCCTCTTAAAGGTTTTAAATGCACAGCAACAATAGATAAAGGCACTAGCTATACGTTCACTAGATTtgctcaatgaaaaaaaaaaaacctatcaaatttctctcaaatcgcTATTAGTCTTGCGTAAGGACACATTACATATTGTAGTCCGACATATTCTAacgaaataagaagaaaaacaaaaagacaaggtAGTGATAAGGCAAGCCTGCTGGGTCGGTGCTGTCACTGGGTTTTTTAAACACAAAGTTGTCTTGTAATAGTTTCTTGTTAGGGGTTACTTGGCAGCTTGTTGTTCTGCTATGAAAGTATGTCACGAAAGCTGATTGGTTAATTTCTCCACCTTACCTCCCTCTCCTCCATTAAACTAGGATAATTTATGCAATTTATCAATGAATTCAGGGTAAACATGTAGTCCTGTTTACAACGGCTTTATTTGTTATGATGTCagaacagaaagtaaaaaaaccAGTTCTTCagtttcgtaatttttttttctttttataaattctcTGTATTGTCCGGAAAGAACgataacattattataatttactgatggccttgggccaaaattagaattttaatttGCTGTTGATCTTATTTACTATCGCCCTCCACTCTTGTGTTTTAATCTATCTAAACCAGTGTTTTTAGTTTTTCGTCCTTGTGCTCTTTGCAACTTGAGGAAAATTATCATTGAGGTCAACCTCGCCTTTCATCCTGGGGTTGATGgtattaaccacacacacacacacacacacacacacacacacacacacacaNNNNNNNNNNNNNNNNNNNNNNNNNNNNNNNNNNNNNNNNNNNNNNNNNNNNNNNNNNNNNNNNNNNNNNNNNNNNNNNNNNNNNNNNNNNNNNNNNNNNNNNNNNNNNNNNNNNNNNNNNNNNNNNNNNNNNNNNNNNNNNNNNNNNNNNNNNNNNNNNNNNNNNNNNNNNNNNNNNNNNNNNNNNNNNNNNNNNNNNNNNNNNNNNNNNNNNNNNNNNNNNNNNNNNNNNNNNNNNNNNNNNNNNNNNNNNNNNNNNNNNNNNNNNNNNNNNNNNNNNNNNNNNNNNNNNNNNNNNNNNNNNNNNNNNNNNNNNNNNNNNNNNNNNNNNNNNNNNNNNNNNNNNNNNNNNNNNNNNNNNNNNNNNNNNNNNNNNNNNNNATTTTTGGCAGTTACTCTGAATTCTTACCAGTAAGTGATGTGTCCAAGATATACCAAATTCCTTCTAACATGTCCTTAGCAGTCGCTGCCATGATACCCGGAGGTGGCCTAACTGGCTTCAGTGCCGTCCTCAAGGCTAAACCACATATCGAAAAACTTGCTGAAGTCAAACGTAAGTTTTTAACACAATCtgacatattttcacatattttgaaCTCTAGTTTTCAACTGTAATCAATTCAGCAGTGTTTTGCTGGGATGGGGGGAGGGAGAGCGGTGGATTAATTTCTATATAAGATAGAAAGCGAATGAGTAATAGGGATATGTAAATGATTATACGGGGAAACTTTATCACCAGAAGTCGAAGCTATTTTGTTTGAGAAGGTAGCTTGAccagctagatatagcagccagatcacttttaaaaatggaaaaacatttcgaaaaaataaaatttcgatCGGGATAGCGGTCGTAGTTGGGGAGTCTAATTGATGAACATTGACCTGGTGTTAAATAATCATTTTTGGTCATATGTCTGCTATATGAaagttgaccttgggctaaactattttttttttgttcgtattATGCTGTtgtctttctaattttttttttatataaaattttactcACCTgacgtttgttttattttgtacagCTATTGTAAACGTGTTAGTGGTCGGAGCAGGTGGTCTGGGACTCTGGACTCTCAGAATGGCTGAATATTTGCTTGGAGAACACAATACCAACGTCCGAGTGTTTGTGGCTGACAGCAATGTAAGTAGACTATAATGAGATTTACGTTTAGAATGCTTTATAGTAATTCTAAATCGTTGTAATGCTAGCTCCAGTTAAGCATGTATTGTAGCCTTGTTATACAACCTGGCGCCCTTCCAGCCCCTAACCcatacctgttttcaagtaagggttCTCTTAATtcctcaatcagggttgacctgtgTCTAAATAACTAGTGATTTCTGGCATCTGACCCAGTTGAGTAAAGTAAGGTACCTTATATTTCAGGACCTTATGCAGTGTGGTTTGATCTATCAACTGTTACGTTTGAAAGGAAATTGCATAAAGTTTCGTGTGTACTGATCATTTCTGGTTTATGGATTGCtgattcataataataataatcctattcCTCAAATGTCCTTATAAATCTGTGCTGTCGACAGACAATTCACAGCTGGACTAATATTTGCCATAGTAGAAATCTagattgcccccccccctctcaaaGTTAATGGAAATAAATACCTGTAATATTCTAGGTGTTTTTGCCTCAAATAACTATCCCAATCCACCACctcaaaaaatttagaaaattgtaTTTGTCTTGTGAAATAAAATTCCTTACAAGTTTTTATCACCATTTCAGATTGACCGCTTGTTAACTGCTCAGGATCACGGCTGTTACGATATCATCCACTGGAATGAAGAAGGTACGATactatatctgtttctattttaaGGGGGTTTGCCTTTGACATTCCTACTTTTACATAGAGTTCAGATAGCAAAGTTTTTAACTAGGTTAGCCATTGAGACATCGAGTTCAACTTTTTGTTGGATTGGGTGTTCCTTGTTAAAGTACAACATCAGTTTGGTTTAGATGTAGAATGACATAACCTGGTGAAGAACTTGCTAATTAATACTATAATTGATAGTAACTTTTTACTGACAGGTTTTCTGAGCCATTGACTGTCAGACCTCAATTGATATAAGTACTTTATTATGGGACAATTTTATATTGCCCCTGTCTGCCTTTGCACTTTGTGTAGCTTCTGAAAGAATAtttgcaaaattattttcatattcagtaggtctgacaaaaaaaataaaaaaatattttaatgcagaaaaaaaaacaatacaagaaGTTCCAATAGAAAGTTGaggacatttaaaaaataaaaaaaatagctgtTGCTTATTTCTTGTTGCAAATAATTCTAGTCTTCAAATGACATTTTCatcttataattttttaaattttttgcagACCATGAAGAATACATTTGTGAACGAACAATTGAAGCTTGTCATGGTGGTCTTGATGTTGTCATTGATTTTGTTAGTTCACGTCGTACAATGAACAGATCTCTGCAAGTCCTCAATAGAGTAAGTATATCTATTCTAACCTCTATCTGTTGTCCATCTTTTTTCTACTGGATATTTGTCGAACTTAACCTTAGGTTGACCAAGGTCTTGTGAGGGAAGTTTAGTACACTGAAACTATAAGGAGCTCTGATGGAGGGACCATTCCTGTTTTCCGATACTGTAGACTTAGTTTGTTTCCCGATTTAACGCCATAATTTGGCCCTTAAGTGCCCATTAAAAAAGTTCTCTACTTTGTAAACATTCAGGTTAagtctccagtttgaggatattTTCTTTCTAACCATTCTTGGGGTTCTCTGGGAGTGTTTATAGGTGCTTCCCTGGAATGAGCCTTACTTAGAttcattttcattccttttcatttcatttagtaAAATCAGCTAATGCTCTCTAGAAGGGCTTGATCTTGAATGAAAAAGGTTGATAGATGAATGTCACAACCCTTGCCCTTTTAATGACATAGGTGTGTTTCTGAAATCGTCTGTAATACATGACTGTATAACTTTAGCATTTAACTTCACAAATGTACCTCCCCACCTGCCTGGCTCCGATAGAAACATGAATATCAcaagctttttattcttttattataattattattattaaaggcagttgagctggcagaatcgttagcatgccagacaaaatgcttagtagtatttcatctgatGCTACATTCcaagttgaaattccactgagttcgactttgccttccttcctttgagggtcaatgtaatcgactagtgtccccttcccacaaattttaggctttgtgcctacggtagaaacgattattattattattattattaaaggcggtgagctggcagaatcattaatatgcCGCACAGAaagcttagctgtattttgtctgtccttatgttctgaggttgactttgccttccatcctttcggggtcgataaattaggtaccagtttcgcactgaggtcgatctaatcaattcataccctcccccaaaattgcagcccttgtggcaaaatttgaaaccattattattgttgttattattattattattattattttctcttgtaaaatagatatatttgtgttagGTTTGTGGGACTATATGAACATTTGacattgaccttttttttttcccccctttgtGTATCAACAGGAAGGTCTCATCATCGTAGGCGGAAGCTCAGTCACAGAAATGAGTATCAACTTAAATGTATTATCTGCTAAACAGCAGAGTATCACCAGTATACCTAAAGGATCTCCAGAAGAATTAGCAGAATTAGTACAGTGCGTGGCATCTGGACGGGTAAGTTTTCTGctcctatctacctctctctttctcgttttgTTCATTCATCAAAACATCTAACACTTGCTGAATCCTACCTTTCAACAACATAATTAAAACCATTAACCTTAAGCCTGAAGTTTGATTGACTCAAGGTTGTTTGCTCTGTTCCCTAATCCACCAGTTGCAGGTTCAGTGGTGTTCTGTATATTTTACAGAAGCAACTTGTAATTAGAGCCATGTAACTATCTGTAAATATAGGTCCATTTTCCCATTTAGCTTAGATTAGATGAATGATGTTATTGAGgcattattaccttgcttggaaatgggtgaggaTTGGTAACAGAAAAAACATCTGGGCACTTAAAGTCTGCCTCAACAGATTGGATCACATGGacctggaaaagtggacatttggtgatttagtgagtgtgtgtgtgtgtgtgtgtgcataaatagtcattttatgtctgtttttcatacTGCAATGGTTATTAAACTGGTCATCACAATCCAGGTCAGTTCTTATTTTGTTACTGCCCATTTAGATGGGCTGGTGAACTGTagaaaactctgccaaatcagattggagcctggtgtagccatctggttcaccagtcctcagtcaaatcgtctaacccatgttagcatggaaagcggacgttaaatgatgatgataatggcattcatccataaaaaccataccagaacagctaatggagcctggtacagccccCGGCCttaccaactctggtcaaactgtccaacttacACTGGCCTGGAAAAccggcattaaatgatgatatatatatatataaacacccactTAGATTCATTTCAGTAAACATTGGTGTATATGTagtagacacacatagatataaataaatatacacacacatatataaataaatatacacacacatatataaataaataaacatacacacttccctgcattttattaatgaaatatttctctttatttattttgacagGTCAGTCCACCAACGTATGCTGTATTTCCTGTTGAAAATGCAAATCAAGTGTTTGAAGATTTAACACTAGCCAGAATCACAGGACGAGCAGTCTTGCGGCTAGGGAACACAAATGTTGACAATTAAGGAAGCATCCTTACCTCCCTATTAAGACAGACTTTCTTACGTCCGAGAAGAATCTGTTTTTAACCTTTTCACTTCAAAAAGGCTGTGATCTATCAAACATTTTGAACTTGTTCTCCTTGCACACCAGTATCGTAAAATATATTCCTGCTGATATTTTGGTCGTGCAGAACAATTATCTAAATGACAGCAACAAATGACTATTGCTGCACAGTTGGCTCCTACAATCATTGGTGATAATTCTAGGACAAGGTTGTctctccacctttttttttttttttttttttttttaaataaattttttgttCTCAAAGTTACCTTTGACTTTTTGACACACATTTGCCAGCAGTGTGGATGTATTTGTAGTGGGGGGAATTTCCCCCCAACAAATTTCCAtattagatcttttttttttttttttttttttttttttttttttttttttttttttttctctctgctggaaaaaaaatttttgtttattgtgtGGAGGGCACGTGAGAGCAATTTGTTGTAGTAGTATCATATTGATGCTATatggaacaaatatatatatatatatatatatatatatatactgaagctgtctgaaatgcacacacatttatatatattgtgatatattaATGATTAGCAGCCAATTCCCAAATCTCTTGTCAGTTTAGTCAACAGAAATTAAATTCTCGACCCAAATTCTTCattgtcacacacatacaaatacatcaaaGAAAAGCTTCTTCtttgatagaatatatatatatatatacacacacatatatacatacacatatatacatacacatgcacacatatgtatttatatacaatgggTCTATGATAGTGAAAGCTTGACTAAACTTCTTGCAGCTTCAAAGCCTCATTGCATTTGGGGATTTTTTTATACCATTCATGATGTGATGTGCTGAAATTTTGCTGATAGTTTGACCATGAGTAGTTTGGCTATGGTATTTTGACCACGGGAAATAGCTAGTGCACTTCAACTTCTTTGCATTCCTAGAATCTCGGACTCTCTGTCATCTTCGGTAGTCCTAAGGGAAACTTAGTTCAACCTTGTCAAACCGACAACCCTCTTCGCTTCCAACTATCCAGCTTGTTCACAAAGAGTTTTGTGACGAtggattgatttttcttttctttttccatactgATTACGTCTATTTGCTGTCTGTTACACCCAGGTAATTGGCAATGCCATATTTCCTGTTTCAAAAATCAGTGATTGTATGAGCTCAGTGTTTATCGAATTCATACAAAGAAACTGGAAGTCGAACCAAGAGAAAAACTTAACCGAACATGACTTAGAGTTGTTAGTTTAATGTGAAAGTATCCAACATTTCTCTCTATAGTGTTGATTTAGTAAACCGTGAATTTGAATGTGGTCTCCCTGACCCCTAATCCTTGCTCCTTCTCCACCTTGATTTATGTTGAGATACTGTAGATTGAATGGTCTTCTAGACGCATGACTGACCAGCTGGTCTATTACACTGATATTATGTCTGCTGACAGCAGGGCTTTCAACAAATTGTAGACTTATAAAGTGTAcaaatttcactttcatttatatatattaaaaaatgtataaaaccagaataaattattttgtataatataattggcttctttctgttttctttatttaaatctttccaattgttttaatgtccaaaTAATGTTCACCAAGATAAAAAAacgagaccgtccagaagagctgcaagagattccgaagtcgtctggagtcCATGGTTGAAGCTGGCGATTTTGTTGAATATGTAGGGACCCGTACGATGCAAGGTGACGAAAATAGCTCTTTAGTACATCACACGGctgatgcaataaatatataattaaaatacaccattttgagcatggccgttgccagtactacgTGAcaggctctcgtgccggtggcatgtaaaagcacccactacactctctgagtggttggcgttaggaagggcatccagctgtagaaactctgccaaatcagattggagcctggtgtagccatctggtttcaccagtcctcagtcaaatcgtccaacccatgctagcatggaaagcggatgttaaacgatgatgatgataaacagtaCATATATAAGCgccagagaaaaaaaggagagacaaCCATGTAGAATGTCCAAATATAATGACACAAATTTGACTAACTGAATTGGAGAAATAAAACCAAGACATACAGAtgtagatgtacacatacatataaagtggATCGaaagtcatgcaccaaaacacctcacgttttatttatattacgttatttttcattttgttcattaaGTACATGGATATtcatcgttttatttattttattcaattttagaaaaactgaTGCATATCTTTGATGCTTCCAGATTGTAATTAAGGttattttgtgcatgacttttcgcccaattatatatgtatatatatatatattcggcgaTCTAAAGCCTGAAGGAGATTGGCTTCTGTTAGGGGTCTTAAGTCTTACATGGAACCAAATCAAACTGATTTAAATAAGATATATTCattcatagtggaggcgcaatggcccagtggtttcgattcctagaccaggcgttgtgtgtgtttattaagcgaaaacacctaaagctccatgaggctccggcaggggatggtggcgaaccccgttgtactctttcaccacaattttctctcactcttacttcctgtttctgctgtacctgtatttcaaagggccagccatgtcacgctgaatatccccgagaactacgttaagggtacacgtgtctgtggagtgctcagccacttgcatgttaatttcacgagcaggctgttctgttgattggatcaactggaaccctcgtcgttgtaaccgacagagtgccaaccaGGCAAAGGTCACAAATGGAACCATTAATGTAATGGAATACATGTTCTTTAATGATTTAGTCAATCTCATTGTTAATGCCATCAAATTTTTTAACATCACATATATTTGGAGGGTGacatggtttacatatattgAATACGATAATGTTGTTAAATGATATAATTGAATAGAAGAAACGGATTTGGTATATGACTAAGTTTGTCATGTAGCAAACTGACTAAAGCACTGCAAATGAGGCTCAGATCTGAGCCAACGAGTGGTCACTTGATTTGATAGAGATAGTTGCCAAATTTGCAAATCACACCCCACTGAATTGAAAAAAGTAGAACACCGAGCATAAAGTGGTCTTAGATTTAATGTCTGAAAATACGACTGGATTGTCATAGCTGCAATGTCATTGATCGTATAGTAGCCATAGGGTTTTATAACAGCTCTGGTATAAATCGTTGAACTGTGGTGAGTACATGTTGTTAACGTCGAATGTCACCAAACTTTCTATTTTGTTAGACTGGACGCCTAACTCAGCAATGCTGTATCTCACAAACTAACGTTATGCAGTAAAAtccatattaaaatatttgtagtgaaccaaggtggaggtgcaatggcccagtggttagggcagcggattcccagaccgggcgatgtgagtgtttattgagggaaaacacctaaagctccacgaggctctggcaggggatgggtggcgaaccctgctgtactctttcaccacaactttctctcactcttacttcctgtttctgttgtgcctgtaattcaaagaatcagccttgtcacactgtgtcacgctgaatatccccagggtacacgtgtctgtggaatgctcagctgcttgcacgttaatttcacgagcaggctgttccgttgatcagatcaactggaaccctcgacgtcgtaagcgacggagtgccagcatcAACAATGAACCAAGAAATGTTAATTACATATGTAATGAGGAAAAATTGTTCATTGTGGTCAATAAAGAGGAGGACTATTCTGAAATTGTAATGGAGTTAATGTAAAATGTCTGTCTCAAGAGCAGCCAAAAAGTCCCAGTTTTTATTACTCAAtatcgtggtggtggttgtatagGGAACTAGCTCTGTTTAAGCTGGCCTTTTACGACGTGATAATTgtctattgttgttttgttgtttatacacctaagTCAACTAACTCATCGAACTAATTCATGA is a window from the Octopus bimaculoides isolate UCB-OBI-ISO-001 chromosome 25, ASM119413v2, whole genome shotgun sequence genome containing:
- the LOC106881937 gene encoding alcohol dehydrogenase, with protein sequence MPQLEVLSNNEMNLNRNLGLLQASVSSILQQPEVPKGGALVKVCFAGACYSEGHVRRKGYRPRFPGYEISGIIYEVCNSLPNRNLNPGDRIILYPDEEIADSGYSEFLPVSDVSKIYQIPSNMSLAVAAMIPGGGLTGFSAVLKAKPHIEKLAEVKPIVNVLVVGAGGLGLWTLRMAEYLLGEHNTNVRVFVADSNIDRLLTAQDHGCYDIIHWNEEDHEEYICERTIEACHGGLDVVIDFVSSRRTMNRSLQVLNREGLIIVGGSSVTEMSINLNVLSAKQQSITSIPKGSPEELAELVQCVASGRVSPPTYAVFPVENANQVFEDLTLARITGRAVLRLGNTNVDN